The sequence GCCGTCCGGCCGGGATCGACTGCCCGTTTCTCGGGCCGATCGCCGACGTCGGCACTTATGTGCGCGCCCACAAGATACGCACCATCTTCATCTGTCTGCCGATGTCGGCGCAGCCGCGGGTGCTGGCGCTGATGGAGGAACTGCGCGATACCACGGCGTCTGTCTATTTCGTGCCCGACATTTATACCTTCGGCCTGATACAGGCGCGGCTCGACCATATTGCCGGGATTCCGGTGATCGGCATTTGCGAAACCCCTTTCATCGGCTTGCGCGGTGTCTTGAAGCGCGGCAGCGACATCGTGCTGGCGCTGCTGATCCAGATCATGCTGCTGCCGGTCATGCTGGCCATTGCGATAGGGGTAAAGCTTTCTTCGCCAGGGAAGATCATCTTCGCGCAACGCCGCTACGGCTTGAACGGCGAAGAAATCATTGTCTACAAATTCCGCTCGATGACCGTGGCGGAAGACGGCGCGGTGGTGGACCAGGCCAAGAAAAACGATGTGCGGGTGACGCGCTTCGGCGGCTTCCTGCGCCGCACCTCGCTGGATGAATTGCCGCAATTTTTCAATGTGCTGCAAGGCCGCATGAGCATTGTCGGACCGCGCCCGCATGCGGTGGCGCATAACGAACAGTATCGCAAGCTGATCACGGGCTACATGCTGCGTCACAAGGTGAAGCCGGGCATTACCGGCTGGGCGCAGGTGAACGGCTTCCGTGGCGAAACCGACACCCTGGACAAGATGCGCTCGCGCATCGAGTTCGACCTGGAATACCTGCGCAACTGGTCGCTGGCGCTGGATCTGTGGATCATCGCGCGCACCGTCAAAGAGGTGCTGAAGAAGGACAACGCTTACTAAGAGTGTAAGGGCACGGCTGTGAGTCTATGGATGGATTTTCTGTTTTTCCGATCAGCAGTTGAAGGAATGCTTTTTTTAGGAGCAAATCATGCGAAATATTTTACTGGTGAGCAGCCTGCTGTGGGCTGCCTATTGCAGCCCCGTCATGGCTGCGGCCCCGGTTTTTCAGTTGAACGGGCCAGCGCAAGAAGTTCGAACTGCCTCTGCGGTGTATGCCTACCAGCCGCCGAGCGAGGCCGCCAGTTCAGCTTCCGCGGTTGCCGAGATGGAGACTGCGGAACCAGCGCTGGGCGAGCGGCCGGATGCCTTTTCGGCGCAGGCCGGCCGCATCTGGCCCGGTGCCGCGATCATCCCTGCGTCTTTTTCGACCAGCCCCAGGCTGGTACAGGTTCCCAAGAAGGCCATGGCCGGGATGAGTGCGTCGGATGACCTGCTGTTTTATTTCCTCAGGGATTTCAGGGCAAAGCCGCCGCAAAAGCCGGCGCTCTGGGCCATGTTGCTGATCGCCTTCAGCCTCTTGCTGTACCAGGTTCGCCGCCGCCCCATGCGTACATCTATCGGTTTTGGATCAGTGCCGCGACTGGCCGGACAGCATGCAATCTGATCCCGGTCGCTATCGGCGCGCCGGCCGCGGCGGTGGCAATTGTCATGTTAACAGGAGTCGGATCTTGAAGTGCTCTGAACGTATCGGCCGCAGGCCTCTTATCAATAAGGTATTAGGTGTGAAAGGAATAGGGATCTTCATGCTGCTTACCGTAATTAATTTGTCCGCTTGCGACGATCAGAAAAAGAGAAACGGCCAGGTAGTGGCCAGGATCAACGGCGAAGAAATCACGGCGCCGCAGCTGGCGGCTGAACTGCGCTATGCAAGTCGGTTGCAGGACGATAGCGCTGCGCCGCCACAAGCCTTGCGCGAACAAGCCGTGGAAGCGCTGGTCGACCGCCAACTGCTGCTGGATGAGGCCCTGCGCAACAAGATCGACCGCGATCCGGCGTTGATACAGATCATCGAGCGTTTCAAGACTCAGGCTATCGTCCAGGCTTATCTCGAATCCAAGGCCGGAAATCCGGAGCAGCCCGGCAAGGCTGAGATCGATAGCTATTTCCAGGCGCATCCAGAGTTGTTTTCGCATCGCAAGATGTTTGAGGTGGAACAGCTGGTCATCGCTGACCAGGATTTCAGCAGCGCGCTGAAAGCCATGATGGATACATCGAAATCGCTGGATCAGGTGGCGGCGTGGCTGCGGCAGCACGGGATAGGACATGTACAAAGACGCTATTCGTACAGCAGTGCGGATCTGCCGGCCGGGGTCGGCAACCGGCTCCAGACACTGGGGCGGAATCGCCTGTTTGTCATGAAAGATGGCGAACGCGATCTGTTGTGCGCCTTGACCGAACTCAGGGACAGCCCGGTGACGGCGGACGCCGCCGCACCGCAGATAGAGCGCTACCTGATGAACAAGAAGATGCAGGAAATAGCCGTTGCGGAAATCACCCGTTTGCGCTCGGCCGCCAAGCTTGAATATATAGAGAAACCCGTGGAGAAACCGGCTAGCGGCACTGACGGCAAGGGCTTGCCGGCACCGGCAGTGTCGCCAGGCAGGCAGCAAACCGTATCGCGCAAGGGTGTGGAAATGTCCGGCGCGACCGCCGGAATAAATAATCAATGAATGGGATGGGCATCATGATGAGACGAATCTACCTGTGTTTTCTGGCGCTGCTGATGGCGTTGTCGCTGAGTTCCGCCAGTGCCGCGGATACGCCGATCGGCCCCGGCGACGGCTTGAAGATCGCGGTGTTCGGCAATCCTGACCTGAGCCTGGAAACCAAGGTCGGCGACGCCGGCAATATCACGTTTCCGCTGATAGGCGCGGTCAGCATCGGCGGCCTGTCGACGGCAGAAGCCGAGAAAAAGATCTCCAGCATGCTGACTGAAGGCGGTTTTCTGCGCAAGGCGGAAGTCAATATCACGGTGACCGAGCTGCAGAGCCAGCAAGTCTCGATACTAGGCCAGGTGCTGCATCCGGGCCGTTACCCGATCGCCGGCAAGCGCAGCGTGACCGACATGCTGGCGATGGCGGGCGGCGTCGGGCCGGAAGGCGGCGATACCGCCGTGGTGATCCGCACCCGCAACGGCAAAACCAGCAAGCAAGTGGTCAATCTGCAAGAGATGATCCAGGCCGCGGACATGAAAGCGAACCTGGACCTGGTCAACGGCGACATGATCTATGTCGACCGCGCGCCGAAATTCTATATCTACGGCGAAGTGCAGCATCCCGGCGGCTACCGGCTGGAACGCAACATGACCATCGCCCAGGCCTTGTCGATAGGGGGCGGCCTGACGCCGCGCGGCACCGAGCGTGGCGTACGCATCAAGCGGCGCGACAGCAACGGCAACGTGCAGATGATAGACGCCAAGCGCGACGAAATATTGCAGACGGACGATGTCGTGTACGTGAAAGAGAGCCTGTTTTGAGCCATGTTCCGTCACTTCCAGCTGCTACCAGAGAGGAGCAACCATGACCTTCCCACAGCTTCTAAGCATCCTGCATGCGCGCTACAAGGTGATCCTGCTGACCTTGCTGATCGCCGTGGCGGCGACTGCCGCGGTCAGCTTCGCCTTGCCCCGGATCTACCGGACTTCGGCCACGCTGCTGCTTAACTACAAGGGCGCCGATCCGGTGTCCGGCCAGGTGCTGCCGGCGCAACTGGTGTCCGGTTACATCGCCACCCAGGTCGATATCGTCGGCAGCAGGGGCGTGGCCTTGAAGGCTGTCGACATGCTTGGCCTGGCGGACAATCCGGCCACCCAGCAGCGCTTCCGGCAACAGGCAAACGGCAAGGGTTCGATCCGCGAATGGCTGGCCGACTCCTTGCTGAAGATGGTCGAAGTAGCGCCTTCGCGCGAGAGCAGCATGATAGAGATCACCGCCAAGGGCAGCGATCCGGCCTTCGCGGCGCAGGTGGCGAACGGCATGGCGGCGGCTTACCAGCAACTCAACTTGCAGATCAAGGTCGCGCCTTTGCAGCAGGCCGCCAAGTATTTCACAGAGCAAACCAAGACCTTGCGCGTCGCACTGGAACAGGCCGAGGACAAAATGTCGCGCTATCAGCAAGAACATGGCTTGGTCAGCGCCGACAGCCATCAGGATGTCGAAACCGCGCGTTTGAACGAATTGTCCAGCCAGCTGGTGCTGGCGCAAGGGCAGGGGGCAGAAGCCTCGTCGCGCGGCAGCCAGGCCATAGGCCGCGGCGGCCGCGATTCGCCGGATGTGATCTCTAACCCGCTGGTGCAGAACCTGAAAGCCTCGCTGGCGACGGCGGAAGGGAAGTTCGCCCTGCTGTCGCAGAACCTGGACCGCAACCATCCGCAGTACCAGGCTGCCAAGGCCGAGGTTGACCAGTTACGCTCCGAACTCAACAGCAGCATCAGCGCCACCAATGCCGGCGCCGCCAACAACGCCCGCATCCAGCGCCAGCGCGAGGGCGAGATCAAGGCCGCGCTGGCGGCGCAAACCGCCAAGGTGCTGCAGCTCAACCGTGCGCGCGACGAATTGTCAGTGCTGGCCAAGGATGTCGAGAGTGCGCAGCATGCCTACGATGCCGCAGCCCAGCGCCTGAATCAGACTGAACTGGAAGGGCAGTCGAACCAGTCCGACGTCTCTGTGCTGAGCCCGGCTACCGTGCCAACCCGTCCCGCCAGCCCCAATATTCCGCTCAACATGGTGCTGTCGCTGCTGTTCGGCAGCATGTTCGGACTGGCCCTGGCGGTGTTGGCGGAAATGGCGAACCGGCGCATCCGGACCGGTAACGACCTGCTCAATGTGCTGGACGCACCGGTGCTGGGCACCATCGTCTGGCGCAAACCGGCGCGCAGGATGACATTCCCCCAGCTGTTTTTATCGCAATGATGCCGGAAAGGTGAAACAAGATGAATAAACCGGTCAGTCCTCTCTTCGGCAGCACGATGAACCCCCGCAAGGACGGCAACATGGGGCGCATGCTGGTCGAACAAGGCAAGCTCACGCTGGAGCAGGCCGAACGCGTTCGGCGCCTGCAGCAGGAACAGGGCTTGCGTTTCGGTGAAGCAGCGCAGCGGCTGGGCCTGGTCAGCGAGCTGGATATCCAGCAGGTGCTGTCGCGCCAGTATGACTATCCCTACCAGGAAAGCGCCGGCAATTATCCGGCGGCCCTGGTCGCCGCCTACCAGCCTTTCAGCGACGAAGTGGAGATGCTGCGCTCGGTGCGCAGCCAGCTGATGCTGCGCTGGTTTGCCGCCAGCCGCAAGACGCTGGCCATCGCCAGCGTCAATGCCGGCGACGGCACCAGCTTGCTGACGGCCAATCTGGCGATCGTGTTTTCGCAGCTGGGGCTGCAGACACTGCTGGTGGACGCCAATTTGCGCAAGCCGTGTCAGCACCGCATTTTCAATCTTGCCGCCGGCCATGGGCTGGCCGATGTGCTGGCAGGGCGCGCCGGCCTGGAGCCGCTGGCGGTGGCCGAATCGTTCGCCGACCTGTCGCTGCTGCCTGCCGGAGCGGCGGTGCCCAATCCACAGGAATTGATCAACCGCTCCAGCTTCAATGCCTTGAACCAGACCTTGCGCAGCCGCTTCGACGTCATCCTGTACGACACGCCGGCCAGCGCCAGCGCGGCCGACGTCCTGACTATCGCTGCCCGTGCCGGCGGCGTCCTGCTGGTGGTCCGTAAAGACCATACCAAGGTGGCTGATCTCAGCGCGTTCAGCGACCAGCTGCGCCGCAGCGGCACGGAAGTGGTCGGTTCGGTGCTGGTGAGCTTCTGATAAAGGGGATCGATCACATGCAGGGTTTTGCAAATATCAGGGATTTCATTTTTCCGCGGTCGGTCGGCGTGGCGGTGCCGGCCGAACGGCTGACGTTCTGGATACTGATTGCGGCGCTGCTGTATCAGGCTGTCCTGTGCGCGATCCATACCAACGTGCATGCGATTTCCACCGCCGGCGTGGTGTTTTCGGAATTTGTCATCTACCTGCTATGCATGGTGGTGCTGAGCAAGAGCATCCGGCTGGAACTGGTCGCCATGGCGGCCTTGGCGGCGGCGTACCTGTTCTTGCTGGCGATCATGCGCAACCAGCTGGATCCGAAAGGATTCCGCGATGTGATGATTCCTATCCTGTTTTACGGGCTCGGACGGCAAATCGGCGGTATCAAGTATGCCGACCGCCTGCTCAAGCTGGCGGCGCTGCTGGTGCTGGCTTTCGGCTTCATGGAATGGTTTTTCCTGGATTTCTATTCGCGCATCTTCAACATCTTTTCCTACTACGTCAACCAGGGCGGCCTTGCCGCCGGCTCCAACTGGGCGAAAGACAGCGTGCTCGGGCTAAACGGCACGCGGCCGGAAGGGATAGGGCGGACCATACTGCCGGCGCTGCTAGGCAGCCATCGCATATCCTCGATTTTCCTGGAGCCGGTGTCGCTCGGGAATTTTGCGGTGATCCTGGCGGCCTGGGGCCTGGCGAAGCCGCGCGAAGAAATCAAGGATATGATTTTTTTCCTGGCGGCCGCTGCCGTCATGATTGTCATGAGCGATTCGCGCTACGGCATGATCACGGTCGCAGTGCTGACCGTGCTGCGCTGTTCACCGCTGGCCAGGAGCCGCAATTCCTGGCTGATCGCGCTGCCCTTGCTGAGCGCGCTGATGCTGCTGCTGATCGGCGCATTCTTTGGCGGCGGCTATAGCGACAGTTTCATCGGCCGGCTGTACGTCAGCGGGCGCGTGCTGCTGAATCTGAATGCCGGCATGCTGCTGGGCCTGGACGGCTACAACATCACATACGGTGACATGGGCTATCCGTCTTTGCTGACGCGCTTGGGCCTGCCGCTATGTTTCCTGCTGTGGTGTCCATTCTGGATGCTAAAGATGGAGGACCAGCGGGGCGACCGCTTCCGCACCTACATCACGCTGTACATTTCCCTGATCCTGTGTGTCAGCGGCACTTCGCTGTTTGCGTTGAAAACCGCCGGCATCCTCTGGTTTCTGGTCGGCTGCGCAGTAAGCAAAGCGACCGATTCTTCCTCATTTCCCGCCGGCCCGGCGACACGGCCCACGGGCAAAACAAAGGAGCAAAAAAATGCCTATTAAAGTCGTGCACATCGTACGCCAGTATTCTCCCTCCATCGGCGGCATGGAAGACGTGGTGCAGAATATCGCCAGGCAGCAGCGCGAGCACCACGGCCAGCTGCCGAAAGTGGTCACGCTCAATCGGCTGTTCAGGAACTCAGCCGAATTCCTCAGTGCCGAAGCCACGGTCAACGGCGTCGCCGTGGTGCGCCTGCCGTTCCACGGCAGCAGTAGATATCCGGTCTGTCCGGGCGTACTGGAACATGTCGCCGACGCCGATGTGATCCATGTACACGGCATCGATTTCTTTTTCGACTACCTGGCGCTGACCCGTCCTTTGCACAAGCGACCGCTGGTAGCGTCGACCCATGGCGGTTTTTTTCACACCAAATTCGCCTCCCGTCTCAAGAAAGTCTATTTCAATACGATCACGCGCGCTTCATCGCTGGCGTATGACAAGATCATCGCCACCAGCGACAACGACGGCGACATGTTTGCCGGGATCGTCAGGCCGCCCAAGCTGGCGGTGATAGAAAACGGCGTCAATGTAGAAAAATACAGCGACCAGTCCGCGCCGGAAGCTACGCGGACATTGATCTATTTCGGTCGCTGGTCGATCAACAAAGGCTTGCTAGAAACGCTAGCCCTGTTCCAGCAGCTGGCGCAGCGCCAGCCTGGCTGGAAGCTGATTATCGCCGGCCGTGAATACGACCATAGCGAGCAAGAACTGCGTGCCTGGGTAAACCAGCAACAGCTGGGAGATGCGGTACAGATCGTCGCCAATCCTGCCGATCATGAATTGGCGGCGCTGATCGCGCAATCGAGTTATTTCATCTGCCTGTCAAGGCATGAAGGTTTTGGCATCGCGCCGATCGAGGCAATGAGTGCCGGCCTGACGCCGGTATTGAGCGATATTCCGCCATTCAGGAACCTGCTTGAGCAATCCGGCGCAGGAATGCTGTTGTCGGCGCAAGAGCAGGAACACAACGTCACGCGCCTGCTGGCGCTGCACGAACAAGTGCAAGCCAACTACCCTCAGCGGCGCATGCAGATGCAGCAGTTCGTGGAACGCTACAACTGGCGTCACATCGCGGAAAAATATATCGACATCTACAAGGAGCTGGTGCCTTGAGGCGGCGGCTCAAGGCATCCGGTGCATCCCATGGATAGAGAAAAAATCGATGCAATTACGGGATTGCGCGGACTGGCGGCGCTGCTGGTAGTGTACGGCCACGCGCTGGACTGGTTCGCCCTGCCTTGGAAAAACCATCTTTCCGGGGAAGTCGGCGTGACGATCTTCTTTTCGCTGAGCGGTTTTCTGATGGCCTATCTCTATCTCGGAAGGCAGTTTTCGGCGATCAACGTAGTCGACTATGCGGTTTCCCGCTTTTCCCGCATCGCACCCGCCTATCT comes from Collimonas pratensis and encodes:
- a CDS encoding undecaprenyl-phosphate glucose phosphotransferase; the encoded protein is MTENDIPLVSFFKRLLDPAIILGSLYLIVLTQNEIFTGDYLLLMIIAFFISSFVYEQIDLYRTLHIGKQLAYAGDIFMGWGITVGILVLIGLGTGLGYEFSERVILAWFVLAPFALLLSRFTAYVLAFHFGKELKKRSAIIVGSNNPIDEVLKCLASGSNAGIDMRGFFDDRDQASRPAGIDCPFLGPIADVGTYVRAHKIRTIFICLPMSAQPRVLALMEELRDTTASVYFVPDIYTFGLIQARLDHIAGIPVIGICETPFIGLRGVLKRGSDIVLALLIQIMLLPVMLAIAIGVKLSSPGKIIFAQRRYGLNGEEIIVYKFRSMTVAEDGAVVDQAKKNDVRVTRFGGFLRRTSLDELPQFFNVLQGRMSIVGPRPHAVAHNEQYRKLITGYMLRHKVKPGITGWAQVNGFRGETDTLDKMRSRIEFDLEYLRNWSLALDLWIIARTVKEVLKKDNAY
- a CDS encoding EpsD family peptidyl-prolyl cis-trans isomerase, encoding MLLTVINLSACDDQKKRNGQVVARINGEEITAPQLAAELRYASRLQDDSAAPPQALREQAVEALVDRQLLLDEALRNKIDRDPALIQIIERFKTQAIVQAYLESKAGNPEQPGKAEIDSYFQAHPELFSHRKMFEVEQLVIADQDFSSALKAMMDTSKSLDQVAAWLRQHGIGHVQRRYSYSSADLPAGVGNRLQTLGRNRLFVMKDGERDLLCALTELRDSPVTADAAAPQIERYLMNKKMQEIAVAEITRLRSAAKLEYIEKPVEKPASGTDGKGLPAPAVSPGRQQTVSRKGVEMSGATAGINNQ
- the epsE gene encoding polysaccharide export protein EpsE, whose product is MRRIYLCFLALLMALSLSSASAADTPIGPGDGLKIAVFGNPDLSLETKVGDAGNITFPLIGAVSIGGLSTAEAEKKISSMLTEGGFLRKAEVNITVTELQSQQVSILGQVLHPGRYPIAGKRSVTDMLAMAGGVGPEGGDTAVVIRTRNGKTSKQVVNLQEMIQAADMKANLDLVNGDMIYVDRAPKFYIYGEVQHPGGYRLERNMTIAQALSIGGGLTPRGTERGVRIKRRDSNGNVQMIDAKRDEILQTDDVVYVKESLF
- the epsF gene encoding chain length determinant protein EpsF, whose amino-acid sequence is MTFPQLLSILHARYKVILLTLLIAVAATAAVSFALPRIYRTSATLLLNYKGADPVSGQVLPAQLVSGYIATQVDIVGSRGVALKAVDMLGLADNPATQQRFRQQANGKGSIREWLADSLLKMVEVAPSRESSMIEITAKGSDPAFAAQVANGMAAAYQQLNLQIKVAPLQQAAKYFTEQTKTLRVALEQAEDKMSRYQQEHGLVSADSHQDVETARLNELSSQLVLAQGQGAEASSRGSQAIGRGGRDSPDVISNPLVQNLKASLATAEGKFALLSQNLDRNHPQYQAAKAEVDQLRSELNSSISATNAGAANNARIQRQREGEIKAALAAQTAKVLQLNRARDELSVLAKDVESAQHAYDAAAQRLNQTELEGQSNQSDVSVLSPATVPTRPASPNIPLNMVLSLLFGSMFGLALAVLAEMANRRIRTGNDLLNVLDAPVLGTIVWRKPARRMTFPQLFLSQ
- the epsG gene encoding chain length determinant protein tyrosine kinase EpsG, producing MNKPVSPLFGSTMNPRKDGNMGRMLVEQGKLTLEQAERVRRLQQEQGLRFGEAAQRLGLVSELDIQQVLSRQYDYPYQESAGNYPAALVAAYQPFSDEVEMLRSVRSQLMLRWFAASRKTLAIASVNAGDGTSLLTANLAIVFSQLGLQTLLVDANLRKPCQHRIFNLAAGHGLADVLAGRAGLEPLAVAESFADLSLLPAGAAVPNPQELINRSSFNALNQTLRSRFDVILYDTPASASAADVLTIAARAGGVLLVVRKDHTKVADLSAFSDQLRRSGTEVVGSVLVSF
- a CDS encoding glycosyltransferase family 4 protein codes for the protein MPIKVVHIVRQYSPSIGGMEDVVQNIARQQREHHGQLPKVVTLNRLFRNSAEFLSAEATVNGVAVVRLPFHGSSRYPVCPGVLEHVADADVIHVHGIDFFFDYLALTRPLHKRPLVASTHGGFFHTKFASRLKKVYFNTITRASSLAYDKIIATSDNDGDMFAGIVRPPKLAVIENGVNVEKYSDQSAPEATRTLIYFGRWSINKGLLETLALFQQLAQRQPGWKLIIAGREYDHSEQELRAWVNQQQLGDAVQIVANPADHELAALIAQSSYFICLSRHEGFGIAPIEAMSAGLTPVLSDIPPFRNLLEQSGAGMLLSAQEQEHNVTRLLALHEQVQANYPQRRMQMQQFVERYNWRHIAEKYIDIYKELVP